The proteins below are encoded in one region of Aspergillus nidulans FGSC A4 chromosome III:
- a CDS encoding SET domain protein (transcript_id=CADANIAT00005773): MSVRKEIPRSVPDTTSLDRKRPCEDTSKDEGDCFDFKRRRAILAKYPQHVQNQVTQLVAEILASIYYHINYVCIVRAICRFENKAEHVAYYRLQYSESANLLDLLIGQIIDPERYQGSDPRGTVHRMGEFVVLFGWKMLSVCMTAEGFRRAVREIRHREIWGELLDKIRVNQWSLEVFARSRNLDWRGQLLKYAHLGIPRLDAELRSHRKMWSQHPHHVVQSIDKKLRRPWFKGEIQIHVDKPVFDPDSENWKAKGQTTDPTLRRPEDGDCDLCGLGSCDCEIDFSAGSLVELVERPLTGTGVRTLTSFREGDILGQFIGIYR, from the coding sequence ATGTCTGTAAGAAAGGAAATACCAAGGTCCGTACCCGACACAACGTCGCTAGATCGAAAGCGACCTTGCGAGGATACATccaaagacgaaggagacTGCTTCGACTTCAAGAGACGGCGAGCCATTCTCGCAAAATACCCACAGCATGTCCAGAACCAAGTCACCCAACTAGTGGCTGAAATTCTTGCCTCGATATACTACCACATCAACTACGTCTGCATAGTACGCGCCATCTGTAGATTCGAAAACAAAGCGGAACACGTCGCATATTACCGGCTGCAGTACTCAGAGAGCGCCAACCTACTCGATCTGCTGATCGGGCAGATCATAGACCCCGAGCGCTACCAGGGGTCCGATCCAAGAGGAACAGTTCACCGCATGGGAGAGTTCGTCGTTCTGTTCGGATGGAAGATGCTCTCGGTTTGCATGACCGCTGAGGGCTTTCGGCGTGCGGTGCGAGAGATCCGACACCGCGAGATCTGGGGGGAGCTCCTGGACAAGATCCGCGTGAATCAATGGAGCCTTGAAGTGTTTGCGCGGTCCCGCAATCTCGACTGGCGCGGACAGCTGCTCAAGTACGCGCACTTGGGCATTCCCCGGCTCGATGCAGAGTTACGTTCCCATCGGAAGATGTGGTCACAGCACCCGCATCATGTCGTGCAGTCGATCGACAAGAAGCTCCGACGACCCTGGTTCAAGGGCGAGATCCAGATTCACGTCGACAAACCCGTCTTTGACCCCGACTCAGAGAACTGGAAGGCCAAAGGACAAACGACAGACCCGACGCTGCGCAGACCTGAAGACGGCGACTGCGATCTCTGCGGGCTGGGTTCCTGCGACTGCGAGATCGATTTCTCCGCGGGGAGTCTGGTTGAGCTCGTTGAGCGGCCGCTGACGGGGACGGGCGTTCGGACGCTGACGAGCTTCAGGGAGGGCGATATCCTCGGCCAGTTTATCGGTATTTATCGGTGA
- a CDS encoding uncharacterized protein (transcript_id=CADANIAT00005774) has product MQRCLMLAGKQPAYPVSNNNGPSTSNSAAPSSLEGVIVPSSQPLPPEERDLAIRIFDEITLHFERSQETDSGYKPITLIRLMKHEVSETDEFLSFFFSFTGQDLLDEEDGGIGLDRILLHLAGFSNWSTEEQGTLSESLVTFAKYLVDNFFLPLKALAAKTPQPTPASSRSKLHELAIGTPQRVSNLRKDCLRRDRHRCVISRKFYAQEAQNRYKRDGRDVKDDDGKSLLPERDIMAYLEVAHIMPHSLRSITSGGSEGRLLFGNFEIAFEPVDSQPHTYRINYIDSDRMGRVEKLPVTVSLFITPNRDVEPPSPELLRIHGAIGRILHLSAAGEYIDEFIRDLEEMESGEVMQNGTTRLDDYVRFRVSYS; this is encoded by the exons ATGCAACGGTGTTTAATGCTTGCTGGCAAGCAGCCTGCGTATCCAGTCAGTAATAATAATGGCCCATCCACCTCAAATTCGGCGGCACCGTCATCCCTAGAAGGAGTTATCGTTCCTTCATCACAACCTTTGCCCCCCGAAGAGCGTGACCTCGCGATCCGAATTTTTGACGAGATTACTCTGCACTTTGAGCGTTCCCAGGAAACTGACAGCGGTTATAAACCGATCACTCTTATCAGACTCATGAAACACGAAGTCTCAGAGACAGACGaattcttgagcttctttttctcctttacCGGGCAAGATCTacttgacgaggaggatggaggaaTCGGTCTTGATCGAATCTTATTACACCTTGCTGGTTTTTCTAACTGGTCAactgaagagcaaggcacTTTAAGCGAAAGTCTCGTTACATTTGCCAAGTATCTGGTGGACAATTTCTTCCTACCCC TAAAAGCATTAGCAGCTAAAACCCCTCAACCTACCCCTGCCTCCTCCCGGTCCAAACTGCACGAACTCGCCATTGGAACCCCTCAACGCGTTTCGAACCTTCGAAAAGACTGTCTTCGTCGTGACCGCCACCGATGTGTTATTAGTCGGAAATTCTATGCCCAAGAAGCCCAGAATCGATATAAGCGAGATGGGCGTGATGtgaaggatgatgatggcaagtCACTACTACCAGAACGCGATATCATGGCGTATCTGGAAGTTGCGCATATAATGCCCCACTCCCTTAGGTCAATTACCAGCGGAGGGAGTGAAGGGAGACTT TTATTCGGTAACTTTGAAATTGCATTCGAGCCGGTTGACTCCCAACCGCACACCTACAGAATTAACTACATAGATTCAGACCGCATGGGCCGGGTCGAAAAGCTCCCCGTCACTGTTAGCCTCTTCATTACACCCAATCGGGATGTAGAGCCGCCTTCGCCTGAACTTCTTAGAATCCATGGTGCTATTGGACGCATCCTCCATCTCAGTGCCGCTGGCGAGTATATCGATGAGTTCATTAGAGATCtagaagagatggagagtggTGAAGTGATGCAGAACGGAACTACTCGTCTTGATGATTATGTTCGGTTTAGGGTTTCCTACAGCTAG
- a CDS encoding putative iron-sulfur cofactor synthesis protein (Isu1) (transcript_id=CADANIAT00005775), translated as MSSPLPWSGPTMRKIRSSPNLGYGLKANLLKLIDHYSNPRNVGSLNRKSLDVGTGLVGAPACGDVIRLDIQVDEATGKITETRFKTFGCGSAIASSSYLTTLLKGKTLEEASKISNTQIASELCLPPVKLHCSLLAEDAVTAAIKNYRSKRAAPATDLSGTAKEIPKEAAATA; from the exons ATGTCGTCCCCCCTGCCATGGTCAGGGCCTACCATGAGAAAGATACGTAGCTCTCCTAACCTCGGCTATGGTCTGAAAGCTAACCTACTCAAACTGATCGATCACTACTCGAATCCTCGCAATGTCGGCTCTCTGAACCGCAAGTCTCTCGATGTAGGTACCGGCCTCGTCGGCGCTCCGGCCTGTGGCGATGTCATTCGTCTCGACATCCAGGTGGACGAGGCGACTGGAAAAATCACCGAGACTCGTTTCAAGACTTTTGGCTGTGGCTCGGCCATCGCTAGTTCAAGCTATCTCACCACCCTGCTGAAGGGGAAGACCT TGGAGGAGGCCTCCAAGATTTCAAACACCCAGATTGCCTCTGAACTCTGCCTGCCCCCTGTTAAAC TGCACTGCTCCCTCCTTGCCGAAGATGCCGTTACCgccgccatcaagaactacCGATCAAAGAGAGCCGCCCCGGCTACCGATCTTTCCGGAACGGCCAAGGAAATCCCCAAGGAAGCCGCTGCTACTGCTTAA
- a CDS encoding uncharacterized protein (transcript_id=CADANIAT00005776), protein MSADPLFYPLDSSVRQDEWLDLDAMFQLPPEYLDSIPTSVESVSPRDLDQSFTDTDFLNWESDPAMCSQTMFPDFVGNDGYDVPVGELGSSVMDFQPFINPNDVLRQAPSFPNQFVDPVFENTCLPDAHDFSLFRDLVESQAALDPRCYSQKEKRRDASIALHLQRMQDELVSEMNTPSLSSNQLSSPDWSESSLEVTPECYSLAPTASTSTESQTTPLAGPQSWAAPMQLVLDLNMNATTNVPKKQKPRSKAQRENYIKARKYGVCEKHRKQHKRCNCVEKAAAAHLNANASRAIAGTPCLQTNHDRAFVNKSPQRSVQSPTGSAITGLPRPVRQPVETTKPDLSPTQPLAPLGRAQNTIRRRVNAANVGVPSPLNHPVRVTKPDLSPTQPLATSTRGQHVARQPIFIQKSNISSALSQIHASPTSHDRATAHITPQGAHTGGLLKAPALYRHKDGLNKQIIRIESGGEQIRQTIQVTGTQTTPGCRGMLKVHSLRAEDMPLTRRAGGIERQIIQTTWFAHISISLVQKASATIRSAAVGLLSHWQGLTTLSSAGHLLGRLAVSSSKLFLQFRKTLGMI, encoded by the exons ATGTCCGCCGACCCATTGTTCTACCCATTGGACTCCTCTGTTCGGCAGGATGAGTGGCTCGACTTAGATGCCATGTTCCAACTCCCTCCAGAGTATCTAGACAGCATTCCCACTTCCGTGGAGTCGGTGTCTCCGCGAGACCTCGACCAGTCGTTCACTGATACAGACTTCCTGAACTGGGAGTCGGACCCCGCAATGTGCTCACAAACCATGTTCCCTGATTTCGTGGGTAATGATGGTTATGATGTTCCAGTGGGAGAGCTGGGCTCTTCAGTTATGGACTTCCAGCCATTCATCAACCCAAATGATGTCCTACGGCAAGCGCCGTCGTTTCCAAACCAGTTTGTCGACCCGGTATTCGAGAACACATGCCTGCCAGATGCGCATGATTTCTCCTTGTTCCGAGACCTCGTCGAGTCCCAAGCTGCTCTGGACCCCCGTTGCTACtcccagaaggagaagcggCGCGATGCATCAATCgcactgcatctgcagcgtATGCAGGATGAGCTAGTTTCAGAGATGAATACTCCTAGCCTTTCAAGCAATCAACTCTCATCTCCAGACTGGTCCGAATCCTCACTCGAGGTAACGCCCGAGTGCTATTCCCTCGCGCCAACcgcttcaacatccaccGAATCGCAAACTACCCCACTCGCTGGACCACAGTCTTGGGCTGCGCCAATGCAGTTGGTGTTGGATCTCAACATGAATGCGACAACGAATGTACCTAAGAAGCAGAAACCGAGATCAAAAGCTCAACGAGAGAACTACATCAAGGCTCGAAAGTATGGAGTCTGCGAGAAGCATCGCAAGCAGCATAAGAGG TGCAACTGTGTCGAAAAGGCAGCAGCCGCGCACCTCAATGCCAATGCTTCACGTGCCATTGCCGGCACTCCATGCTTGCAGACGAACCACGACAGAGCGTTCGTAAATAAGTCGCCACAGCGCTCTGTGCAAAGCCCGACAGGCTCTGCGATTACCGGACTACCAAGACCGGTAAGGCAGCCGGTAGAGACAACAAAACCGGACCTGTCTCCAACACAGCCATTGGCACCTTTGGGTCGCGCTCAGAACACCATAAGACGGCGTGTCAACGCTGCGAATGTCGGTGTTCCAAGCCCGCTAAACCATCCGGTAAGGGTGACAAAGCCAGATTTGTCTCCTACGCAGCCTCTGGCAACTTCCACTCGCGGTCAGCACGTTGCCAGACAACCAATCTTTATACAGAAGTCGAATATCTCCTCTGCACTTTCGCAGATCCATGCTTCACCTACAAGCCACGACAGAGCTACAGCTCACATCACGCCGCAAGGCGCGCACACCGGCGGACTGCTCAAGGCACCCGCTCTATACAGACACAAGGACGGTCTGAACAAGCAGATTATCAGAATAGAGTCTGGCGGAGAGCAAATTCGTCAAACAATCCAAGTTACAGGTACTCAGACAACGCCTGGATGTCGTGGTATGCTCAAGGTACACAGCCTGAGAGCTGAAGATATGCCTCTTACCCGACGCGCAGGCGGAATTGAGCGCCAGATTATACAGACCACTTGGTTTGCACATATTTCTATAAGTCTCGTTCAAAAAGCAAGCGCCACCATCCGCAGCGCCGCAGTTGGCCTGCTTTCTCACTGGCAAGGCTTAACGACGCTTTCTTCGGCGGGCCACCTTCTCGGTCGTCTTGCTGTGTCCTCATCTAAGCTCTTTCTACAGTTTAGAAAGACACTGGGGATGATTTAA
- a CDS encoding histidine phosphatase family protein (transcript_id=CADANIAT00005777): MTANLNSTTESHFHFSTVTGIFLQDEESTNPDNFNYASSNFGLINRRYPSDSDSSSSDAEPETQWPRLATYITYLNATASQGTVYKLLFLGRHGQGVHNVAESRYGTPLWDCRYSLLKGDEHGDWFDAHLTELGISQARVAHEAWKAQIKNGIPAPQSYYVSPLMRCCETAKVTFEGVGLPGTETGNFRPVVKELLRETLGLHTCDARSPKSAIAAAYPTYIFEPGFSEEDLLHKADVRESDSARDARFYEFLSEIFAHDGNSVLSLTAHSGAIMSILSVVGHRPFTLETGGVIPVLVKAESRAGPAPERVIEPWFGRPLCPGEECARV; the protein is encoded by the exons ATGACGGCAAACCTAAATTCAACCACGGAATCCCATTTCCACTTCTCAACGGTAACCGGCATATTCCTCCAAGACGAAGAGTCCACGAACCCCGATAACTTCAACTAT GCATCTTCTAACTTCGGTCTCATCAATCGCCGCTACCCCTCCGACTCTGACTCTAGCTCTTCAGAtgcagagccagagacaCAATGGCCCCGCCTCGCAACCTACATAACATATTTAAACGCTACCGCATCACAAGGAACCGTCTACAAACTCCTTTTCTTGGGTCGGCACGGACAGGGCGTGCATAACGTTGCGGAGAGCCGCTACGGAACCCCGCTGTGGGAT TGCCGTTACTCCCTTCTGAAGGGCGACGAGCACGGAGACTGGTTCGACGCGCATCTTACAGAATTGGGTATATCGCAGGCGCGAGTCGCGCACGAAGCATGGAAGGCTCAGATAAAAAATGGGATTCCAGCGCCACAGTCGTACTACGTTAGTCCGTTGATGAGGTGCTGCGAGACGGCAAAGGTCACATTTGAAGGTGTGGGACTACCGGGTACGGAGACTGGCAACTTTAGGCCGGTTGTCAAAGAG CTGCTCCGCGAAACACTCGGCCTCCACACCTGCGATGCGCGGTCGCCGAAATCAGCCATTGCGGCGGCATATCCCACGTACATATTCGAGCCGGGCTTTAGCGAAGAAGACCTGCTGCATAAGGCTGATGTGCGAGAATCGGACTCAGCGCGTGATGCGCGGTTTTATGAATTTCTGTCTGAAATCTTCGCGCATGATGGCAACAGCGTGTTATCGCTGACCGCGCATTCGGGCGCGATTATGAGTATACTTAGTGTTGTCGGGCATAGGCCGTTCACGCTGGAAACGGGTGGTGTTATTCCGGTACTGGTCAAGGCAGAAAGCAGAGCGGGCCCAGCGCCAGAAAGGGTTATTGAGCCTTGGTTTGGGAGGCCGTTGTGTCCTGGGGAGGAGTGTGCGAGGGTATAG